The Actinomycetota bacterium genome contains the following window.
ATGGTCTCGAACTGCGCGTGCGCCAGCCCGATTCTGATGAGCGCCGGGATCGGGTCTCCCGAGTGCAGGAACCTCTCGAAATCCGCGAGCGCCGAGGATAGCTCGTGAACGGGCGGCGGAACGAACGATGCTTCTCGAAGAGTCGCACCGCCACCGCCAATCCAGTTCTGCGTCGAACGCAGTTCGCCGGGATGCTTCTCGGCCCCTCGGACATCCCGCAGTAGGCGCTGGTGTATCTCCCGTAGAAGCCGCGTGGACACGGGCAGGTCTGCCAGACGCGCAAGGCCATGGTTCATGGCATCTACGTAGTTCAGCACCTCGTCAACATCACGCGGACGTGTCGGGTCGGTTATGGCCGCCTCGGCCTCGAGCACATCGTTCAGGGAGCTCTGCGTCCCCTCAATCTGACTCGAAAGGACTGCTTCCTTTCGTACGTACATGAAGACGAAGATCTCCGGGTCCGGCAAGGTCTGTATCGAACCATCCAGGCGGCCCAGTGCGCGATCTGCATCCGACAACAAGGCGACCATCTCATCGTCCATCTTGATGGGCGGATGAGGTGGCAGAGGCGCCGGAATGAACGCGAGGTAGCCTTGCGGTTGGCGAACGTAGCGCCCGGCTCGGTATCTCGTCTCAGTCATCGACATCCCTCTTTGTCTTGCTAAATGCTAGATTGAATATAGACAGTATCGTGATTCTTGGCAAAGGCTAGGTTGAATAGCGGCCACTTCGTTGTCGACAAGTCAATAGTGCCTTGAACATACGCGTGA
Protein-coding sequences here:
- a CDS encoding Fic family protein, which codes for MTETRYRAGRYVRQPQGYLAFIPAPLPPHPPIKMDDEMVALLSDADRALGRLDGSIQTLPDPEIFVFMYVRKEAVLSSQIEGTQSSLNDVLEAEAAITDPTRPRDVDEVLNYVDAMNHGLARLADLPVSTRLLREIHQRLLRDVRGAEKHPGELRSTQNWIGGGGATLREASFVPPPVHELSSALADFERFLHSGDPIPALIRIGLAHAQFETIHPFLDGNGRVGRLLITFLLCERGTLIKPVLYISHYFKRHRVMYYELLQSIRDEGDWESWLKFFLRGMAEVSREATETARRIVALREEHRSLIVDQFGRVVGNALMVLERLYTRPYVSVNEIARMTDVSYPAASSLMSKFVEHDLLNETTGRARNRRFRYTSYIDIFAEDER